The Corallococcus soli region TGAAGTGACCACCGAGGGCACGTCGACGCAGGTGAAGGCGGGAGGGCAGGGCACCTTCGTGCTGGCCATCAAGTCGAAGGCCGGGGCGCACGTCTCCGACGAGGCCCCCCTGAAGCTGGAGCTCAAGGGCACCCAGCTGACGCCCGCGCAGAAGACGCTGACCCTCGAACAATCCGTGGCGAAGAAGGCCCAGGGGCAGCAGTACGTGGATCCGCGCTTCGAAGTCCCGTTCACCGCGGCCACCGCCGGCAAGGGAACGCTGGACGCGACGCTGACCTTCTTCATCTGCACGGAGAAGATCTGCGCCCGTCAGAAGAAGACCTTCTCGCTGCCCGTCGAGGTCCAGTAGTCCCCATGCGAGAGCGTTCACCCAAGGCAGGCAGCGAGCGCGAGCGCGGTGGCACCGAAGCGCCACGCTACGTCTATGGCGTCAATCCCGTGCTGGAGGCCCTGCGCGCCCATCCCGACGCCATGGAGCGCATCTTCATCGTCGACGGACAGGTGGGCGCCAAGGCCGCGGGCGAGCTGCTCAGCCGCGCGCGCGATGCCGGGGTCCGCGTGGAGAAGGTCGGCAAGGAGCGGCTGTCCGCCATGGCGGAGGGAGGCGTGCACCAGGGCGTCGTCGCCGAACTCCGGGGCTTCCAGTACGTGGACCTGGAGGACGTGCTCGCCGTGGCGAAGGCGCGCTCCCAGCCGGCCCTGGTCGTCGTGCTCGACGGCATCCAGGATCCCCACAACCTGGGGGCCATCATCCGCTCGGCCCACGCACTCGGGGCCCACGGAGTCGTCCTGGCCAAGGACCGCGCGGTCCAGGTGACGGGAACGGTGGCCAAGGCCTCCGCCGGAGCTGTTGAGTATTGCGCCATCGCCCGC contains the following coding sequences:
- the rlmB gene encoding 23S rRNA (guanosine(2251)-2'-O)-methyltransferase RlmB, whose product is MRERSPKAGSERERGGTEAPRYVYGVNPVLEALRAHPDAMERIFIVDGQVGAKAAGELLSRARDAGVRVEKVGKERLSAMAEGGVHQGVVAELRGFQYVDLEDVLAVAKARSQPALVVVLDGIQDPHNLGAIIRSAHALGAHGVVLAKDRAVQVTGTVAKASAGAVEYCAIARVTNISRAIEQLKEAGLWIAAADIEGSEPLWSARLDGPLALVVGAEGAGVREGVLKHCDFRLRIPMGGQVGSLNASVSAAILLYEVARQRGRPAR
- a CDS encoding protein-disulfide reductase DsbD family protein — translated: MPSPRRFPHLATLLLTLVSAPVLAQDVDPATLYEVTTEGTSTQVKAGGQGTFVLAIKSKAGAHVSDEAPLKLELKGTQLTPAQKTLTLEQSVAKKAQGQQYVDPRFEVPFTAATAGKGTLDATLTFFICTEKICARQKKTFSLPVEVQ